A window from Bufo bufo chromosome 1, aBufBuf1.1, whole genome shotgun sequence encodes these proteins:
- the LOC120990262 gene encoding olfactory receptor 11L1-like, which produces MSHNNSSVVTEILLLGFQNLQSFRICFFLLLLTIFCVTICGNLLIILLVSSSRSLHSPMYFFLTQLSFTDILLSTTIVPNTLHIELNEGSFVSFIGCLTQFNFFSASEALECLLLTVMSYDRYQAICNPLHYSLVMDLTFCMKAVLLCWMMMLADILTVAATMSHLWFCGPNVIDHFFCDFDPILELSCSDTFLLKIEGKILAVQFVLCPFIVILVSYVYIIITILKIPSVTGRQKTFSTCSSHLAVVSLYYGSLIMIYLYSNRGNVKKTLSLFYTVVTPLLNPMIYSLSNRDIKQAFKKLKSKMSSAL; this is translated from the coding sequence ATGTCACACAACAATTCCAGCGTGGTGACTGAGATTCTGCTCTTGGGATTTCAGAATTTACAAAGTTTTAGGATCTGCTTTTTTCTCCTGCTTCTGACCATTTTCTGTGTGACTATATGTGGAAACCTCCTCATCATTCTGTTGGTGTCCTCCAGCAGATCTCTCCACTCTCCCATGTACTTCTTCCTCACACAGCTCTCCTTCACAGATATTCTGCTCTCCACCACCATCGTACCCAACACCCTCCATATTGAATTGAATGAAGGAAGTTTTGTGTCTTTTATTGGATGTTTGActcaatttaattttttctcagcTTCTGAGGCATTGGAATGTCTTCTCCTCACTGTGATGTCCTATGACCGGTATCAGGCCATCTGTAACCCTCTACATTACTCTTTAGTCATGGACCTCACATTTTGTATGAAAGCCGTTCTGTTGTGTTGGATGATGATGTTAGCTGATATATTGACTGTTGCAGCAACAATGAGTCATTTGTGGTTCTGTGGACCAAACGTCATTGACCATTTCTTCTGTGATTTTGATCCCATACTGGAACTTTCCTGCTCAGACACTTTTTTGCTGAAAATAGAAGGTAAGATACTGGCTGTACAATTTGTACTTTGCCCATTTATTGTGATTCTGGTCTCATATGTTTATATTATTATCACCATACTGAAGATCCCATCTGTGACCGGGAGGCAGAAGACCTTCTCCACCTGCAGCTCTCACCTGGCCGTGGTGTCTTTATATTACGGGTCACTTATAATGATATATTTGTACTCAAATAGGGGAAATGTAAAGAAAACCCTCTCCCTGTTCTACACTGTAGTGACTCCGCTCCTCAATCCTATGATCTACAGTCTGAGTAATAGAGACATTAAGCAGGCCTTCAAGAAGCTCAAGAGCAAAATGTCTTCTGCTCTTTAA